Proteins found in one Arachis stenosperma cultivar V10309 chromosome 8, arast.V10309.gnm1.PFL2, whole genome shotgun sequence genomic segment:
- the LOC130945159 gene encoding L10-interacting MYB domain-containing protein-like yields the protein MDVEVGNQPKQERSRTRWTASLDKIFADLVVKQIQLGNRPNNVFDKKTWNHIRDEFNKQTDLNFNNNQLRKHLDVLRTRFYNLRSAYDQNNDYVIDDSCCIGFELWDDIGEQPRPETVKVKDCPIYEQLCTIFTDSAADGKYAQSSHYQEFNKSVGIDAAGSISCPEAGVSHYRNPSSMKSLQGNTSTAEKVTKNSLDRKKKRPSQTLIPSLDQDSCDVIAEALLEMVAASRLRTIVPTENDDKFSITNCIRALDEIQGIDQLLYFSALDLFEDPNLRETFISLKCDKIRLTWLQGKCGKSAFR from the exons ATGGACGTTGAAGTTGGTAATCAACCCAAGCAAGAGCGTTCAAGGACGAGATGGACTGCATCCCTTGACAAGATATTTgcagatttggttgtcaagcaGATTCAACTAGGGAATAGACCAAACAATGTTTTTGACAAGAAAACATGGAATCACATTCGTGATGAATTTAATAAGCAAACAGATCTCAACTTCAATAATAATCAGTTGAGGAAGCATCTAGATGTTCTTCGGACACGCTTCTACAATTTGAGATCTGCATATGATCAAAATAATGACTACGTGATAGATGATTCCTGTTGCATTGGCTTTGAACTATGGGATGACATTGGG GAACAACCTAGGCCTGAAACAGTTAAAGTGAAAGATTGTCCAATATACGAGCAACTCTGCACAATATTCACAGATTCAGCTGCAGATGGGAAATATGCCCAATCTAGTCACTACCAAGAGTTCAACAAGTCTGTTGGGATCGATGCTGCCGGCTCAATTTCATGTCCGGAAGCTGGGGTTTCACATTATCGGAACCCATCATCAATGAAGTCCTTACAAGGTAACACCTCAACTGCAGAGAAAGTAACAAAGAATTCGTTAGATAGGAAGAAGAAACGTCCATCTCAGACGCTAATTCCTAGTCTGGATCAAGATAGCTGCGATGTTATAGCAGAAGCCTTGCTAGAGATGGTTGCTGCTTCAAGGTTAAGGACAATTGTTCCAACTGAAAATGATGATAAATTCTCCATAACTAACTGTATTAGGGCTCTGGATGAGATACAAGGCATTGATCAACTTCTCTACTTTTCTGCATTGGACCTTTTTGAAGACCCTAATTTAAGGGAGACCTTCATTTCTTTAAAATGTGATAAGATACGTCTGACATGGTTACAAGGGAAGTGTGGTAAGAGTGCCTTCCGTTAG